The genomic DNA atagacatcaagaaatccagtcagttgattattgccAAGTTTTTACAACACTTTTGATGAACAGGGGAAAATAGCCTATAACacttaggatcagcttgatctccccttgAAATTAAGGaggaaccgtggctgccttccaagcaatggtaACCTCCCCAgaaagaagagacaggttaaaaaggttggagataggcttggcgatgataggggcagcatccttaaagaagaaagggtcttaaccatctgacccagatgtcagtaacaaccacatcatcaacattaaaggacatgggcagctgtgaggagaaggtttattctccaggtctttaactgttttccagaatttcttggggttagacccatagagagagaactgctccttaaagtaacaaACTTTGGCCTTccagatagcctgagtgcacttatttatCATTTGCCTGAATgatagccagtcagcctgagtatgcgggtgccgagcctttcgccaaatgcaattcttaaggtggagtaactctgcaagatcacagtcgaaccaggggctgaacctgtttatagttctcattttctttatgggggtgtgtttgttaacaataccactgaaaatataaaaaaaataaggtCCAAGCATcttcaagctgattctataccattaaagttttttagcaagcatCTACCCTACACGAAGGCAGGGTTAAGTGACAaatcatcaggatagataataatgcgAGTAAAATAAaggacagagtagcagcagcaaatgatgagtgtaaaagtgtgtgtcagtatgcatgtgtgtgtatgtatgcgtatgtagtgtatatagtctagtgagtatgtgtagggtcagtgcagatagtttGGGCAACCATAAATgtactatttagcagtcttatggcttgggcagtagaagctgtctcggagcctgttggACCAAGAGCCGATTTTTAATTTGTgaatttttaacctttatttaactaggcaagccagttaagaacaaattcttatttacaatgatgtcctaggaacagtgggttaactgccttattcaggggcagaacaacagatatttaccttgtcagctcagggatttgatctagcaataTTTTGGTTACTgggccaatgctctaaccactaggctacctgccgccccgatgCCCAGGTAGTGTTTGCTGGacagtagcagagtgaacagtctatggcttgggtggctggaaaTTAGGCACATTTTTGGGCCTTCATCTGACAACGCATGACATAGAGATCccggatggcagggagctcggccccaatgatgtactgggctgtccgcaccaccctctgtagcgctttgCGGTCGAGGGcggtgcatttgccataccaagtggggatgcagccagtcaagttgctcttgatggtgcagctgtagaacttgccaaattttttcagcctcctgagggggaagaagcTCTACCATGCACTCTTCAAgactgtgcgggtgtgtgtggaccatgttaagtccttagtgatgtgcATTCAATCATGGGGGAAAATGTAGCACGATACAGTTTGCCCTTCAGATGAAAAGAGTGCAAGAATCTGATTTGCATTGGATTAGATATAATGGAGACCGAATAATGTGTGCCCTCTTTCCATTGGCTCTCCTCTCATAAATGCAGATGCCAATGCTTTGGTGACATCGTTGACATTTACCTTGATTATGTACAGTGTGATCCAATTTAATTgcgctctcttctctttctcaagCGTGAGTGTATCTCCATCCATGTGGGTCAGGCTGGTGTCCAGATTGGCAATGCCTGCTGGGAGCTCTATTGTCTGGAGCACGGGATCCAGCCAGATGGTCAGATGCCCAGTGACAAGACTATCGGAGGAGGAGACGACTCCTTCAACACCTTCTTCAGTGAGACTGGAGCTGGCAAGCATGTCCCCAGGGCTGTGTTTGTGGATCTGGAGCCCACTGTCATTGGTACGATCTCTTTGTCTTGAAACAATGATGATGACACTATGGTATCCCCTTAGTCTTGAGCCCTCAGCTTACAGGTCTTTCTTTTTCCAGATGAGGTGCGAACTGGAACTTACCGCCAACTCTTCCATCCTGAGCAGCTGATCACTGGGAAGGAGGATGCAGCGAACAACTACGCCCGTGGGCATTACACCATTGGCAAAGAGATCATAGACTTGGTTTTGGACAGGACTCGCAAACTGGTGAGAACTTACATATGATGTTGTATTAACATACACTCTGCCCACATCTCTGAAAATCCTGCACCTTTATCCCTCCATAATGATCTgaacacctctcctcctctccaggctGACCAGTGCACTGGCCTTCAGGGCTTCCTGGTCTTCCACAGCTTTGGAGGTGGCACCGGTTCTGGTTTCACCTCCCTGTTGATGGAACGCCTGTCTGTTGACTATGGCAAGAAGTCCAAGCTTGAGTTCTCAATCTACCCAGCTCCCCAGGTATCCACAGCTGTTGTTGAGCCCTACAACGCCATCCTGACCACCCACACCACCCTGGAACATTCAGACTGTGCTTTCATGGTAGACAATGAGGCTATCTATGACATCTGCCGTAGGAACCTCGATATCGAGCGTCCCACCTACACTAATCTTAACAGGTTAATCAGCCAGATTGTGTCCTCCATCACTGCTTCCCTCCGATTCGATGGTGCCCTCAATGTTgatctgacagagttccagaccAACTTGGTGCCCTATCCCCGTATCCACTTCCCTCTGGCCACCTATGCCCCAGTGATCTCAGCAGAGAGGGCTTACCATGAGCAGCTCTCTGTGTCTGAGATCACCAATGCTTGCTTTGAGCCATGTAATCAGATGGTAAAATGTGACCCACGTCACGGCAAGTACATGGCCTGTTGTCTGCTGTATCGTGGTGACGTTGTACCCAAAGACGTTAACGCTGCCATTGCCACCATCAAAACAAAACGCTCCATCCAGTTTGTAGACTGGTGCCCAACTGGTTTCAAGGTTGGTATCAACTACCAGCCCCCCACTGTGGTACCTGGTGGAGATCTGGCCAAGGTCCAGAGGGCAGTGTGCATGCTTAGCAACACCACTGCTATTGCAGAGGCCTGGGCCCGCCTTGACCACAAGTTTGACCTGATGTATGCCAAGCGTGCTTTCGTGCATTGGTACGTAGGTGAgggtatggaggagggagagttcTCTGAGGCCAGGGAAGACATGGCTGCCCTGGAGAAAGATTATGAGGAGGTGGGTGTCGACTCcattgagggagagggagaggaggagggagaggagtatTAAAGTGAAGTGACTTGATTCACCCTAGTCATATCACTAGCATGCTTATCactggtcagaagtttacatggcTCAGCTTTCCTTATTAGCGTTGGAAATGGCTAGAAAACACTGTCACACATCATAGATATTCATGCATTCCATTGGCACCGAAAGCTGTTAATTACATTTGCTGTGGTTGTGTTCAGGGAATGTCATTGTGTTGCAATGGTTTTACTTTTTACGGTTTTATGTTATTTTACACTGCAGCGGTCTGTCCTCTTTTGTCTGTTATATACAATAAATTACTGGAGGACTTTTGCTTCTTGTCTTTCTTTCtcaatgtatttatttgtttttttcttcACTCACTAAAACTTACCACAGTGTTTCTCAAGAAGGAATCATTTGATTGTTGAAGTGT from Oncorhynchus keta strain PuntledgeMale-10-30-2019 chromosome 10, Oket_V2, whole genome shotgun sequence includes the following:
- the LOC118388677 gene encoding tubulin alpha chain-like; translation: MRECISIHVGQAGVQIGNACWELYCLEHGIQPDGQMPSDKTIGGGDDSFNTFFSETGAGKHVPRAVFVDLEPTVIDEVRTGTYRQLFHPEQLITGKEDAANNYARGHYTIGKEIIDLVLDRTRKLADQCTGLQGFLVFHSFGGGTGSGFTSLLMERLSVDYGKKSKLEFSIYPAPQVSTAVVEPYNAILTTHTTLEHSDCAFMVDNEAIYDICRRNLDIERPTYTNLNRLISQIVSSITASLRFDGALNVDLTEFQTNLVPYPRIHFPLATYAPVISAERAYHEQLSVSEITNACFEPCNQMVKCDPRHGKYMACCLLYRGDVVPKDVNAAIATIKTKRSIQFVDWCPTGFKVGINYQPPTVVPGGDLAKVQRAVCMLSNTTAIAEAWARLDHKFDLMYAKRAFVHWYVGEGMEEGEFSEAREDMAALEKDYEEVGVDSIEGEGEEEGEEY